In Intestinibacillus sp. Marseille-P6563, a single genomic region encodes these proteins:
- a CDS encoding arsenic efflux protein: protein MAHLILHAITHSLEDVIKSAPILLIVYAVLYWIEHKMRAAPTLMDKAQKVGPVIGALAGSVPQCGFSAAASALFAEGFLAPATLVAVFLATSDEAIPLLLSGGATGQAVLLIVVKIALAVAGGYVLQWTIFHRSNRQAKAPVHMDISHHGDHCCGSSLFSAIVLRTVQTCLFLLGIMVVINLAVEFVGEDAISSFLLGGSFLQPVLCACIGLIPSCAISVLLSQLYLSGAIGFGGLVAGLSTGAGFGYMILLREKSSRSRALPVIAATWVIAVIGGILCQFIWN from the coding sequence ATGGCTCATCTTATTTTACATGCGATCACGCATTCCCTCGAGGATGTTATCAAAAGCGCGCCCATCCTCTTGATCGTATATGCGGTGCTCTACTGGATCGAGCACAAAATGCGCGCCGCGCCCACGCTGATGGACAAGGCACAAAAAGTCGGCCCAGTCATTGGCGCTCTGGCGGGCAGCGTGCCCCAATGCGGCTTTTCGGCAGCCGCTTCCGCCCTGTTTGCCGAAGGGTTTTTGGCGCCGGCCACGCTGGTGGCGGTCTTTTTAGCCACCTCGGACGAAGCCATCCCACTGCTGCTGTCGGGCGGGGCCACAGGACAGGCCGTTTTATTGATCGTGGTCAAAATTGCGTTGGCAGTCGCAGGCGGCTATGTGCTGCAATGGACCATCTTTCATCGAAGCAACCGCCAAGCGAAGGCACCTGTACACATGGACATCAGTCACCATGGCGACCATTGCTGCGGCTCTTCTCTTTTCTCTGCAATCGTTCTGCGTACCGTACAGACCTGCCTGTTTTTGCTCGGCATTATGGTGGTCATCAATCTGGCCGTGGAATTTGTCGGTGAAGATGCCATCTCATCGTTTTTGCTCGGCGGCAGCTTTTTGCAGCCCGTCTTATGTGCCTGCATTGGCCTTATCCCAAGCTGCGCCATTTCGGTCCTGCTCAGCCAGCTCTATTTGTCGGGCGCCATTGGATTCGGCGGCCTGGTCGCTGGTCTGTCGACCGGCGCCGGTTTTGGCTATATGATTTTGCTGCGGGAAAAATCCAGCCGCAGCCGCGCCCTGCCGGTCATTGCAGCGACCTGGGTGATCGCTGTCATCGGCGGCATCCTCTGCCAGTTCATCTGGAACTAA
- a CDS encoding CpXC domain-containing protein, with translation MAQMEKITCPHCKNESERKPLSSINIDRTPEMRAKVQDLSCFRWRCPVCGATSLVMDPCLYHDLSGQFMIWLREDTPERADFDPLAGYTLRWVVDFNAFREKINILERGLDDRAVEIMKYLLLAQLPQDLDVVELLFHDLDTRTAEFRFVAVLSDGVEQYISMPGAVYQKIAQDVQERLFTSTRDFVKIDLEWARDALDLLHSATE, from the coding sequence ATGGCACAGATGGAAAAAATCACATGTCCCCATTGCAAAAACGAGAGTGAGCGCAAGCCCCTATCCTCGATCAATATCGACCGTACGCCCGAAATGCGTGCCAAGGTGCAGGACCTGTCCTGTTTTCGCTGGCGCTGCCCGGTGTGCGGTGCGACTTCCTTGGTGATGGACCCATGTCTTTATCATGACTTGTCCGGGCAGTTCATGATCTGGCTGCGGGAAGATACGCCCGAACGGGCGGATTTTGATCCGCTGGCTGGGTATACGCTGCGCTGGGTCGTGGATTTCAATGCGTTTCGAGAAAAAATCAATATTTTAGAGCGTGGTTTGGACGACCGTGCAGTCGAAATCATGAAATATCTGCTGCTGGCACAGTTACCGCAGGATTTGGATGTTGTCGAGCTCTTGTTCCACGATTTGGACACCCGTACGGCAGAGTTCCGGTTTGTTGCAGTGCTGTCCGATGGGGTGGAGCAGTATATTTCCATGCCGGGCGCGGTATATCAGAAGATCGCACAGGATGTACAGGAGCGATTGTTTACCTCGACCCGCGATTTTGTCAAGATCGATCTGGAGTGGGCGCGGGATGCCTTGGATTTGCTGCACAGCGCGACCGAATAA
- a CDS encoding DUF2752 domain-containing protein produces MTWKQRLYRLLILLGIFAGVSLVLLLTGINCPIRYFTGFSCPGCGMTRACLSLVFGHGDLGERLRLAAQYHPMVFVVPPLLLYAIWGKRPLFGSEKRELAAMYAVCALMLVTYGVRLALHDPVLSMDWQDGQIARVLHALRGGAGF; encoded by the coding sequence ATGACCTGGAAACAGCGCCTGTATCGGCTGCTGATTTTGCTCGGCATTTTTGCCGGTGTCAGTTTGGTCTTGCTGCTGACCGGCATCAATTGTCCGATTCGATATTTTACCGGATTTTCCTGCCCTGGCTGCGGGATGACACGTGCCTGCCTGTCGTTGGTGTTTGGCCACGGCGATTTGGGGGAGCGGCTGCGTTTGGCGGCACAATACCATCCCATGGTCTTTGTGGTGCCGCCGTTGCTGCTGTATGCCATTTGGGGCAAACGGCCGCTGTTCGGCAGCGAAAAACGGGAACTGGCCGCGATGTATGCCGTATGCGCCCTGATGCTGGTGACATACGGCGTACGTTTGGCGCTGCATGACCCCGTTTTATCCATGGACTGGCAGGATGGCCAGATCGCGCGTGTGTTGCATGCCCTGCGCGGCGGGGCCGGATTTTAG
- a CDS encoding ABC-F family ATP-binding cassette domain-containing protein yields the protein MINVSNVSVNFTGEPLFKDVNIKFTEGNCYGVIGANGAGKSTFLKILSGELDSTTGDVSIKPQTRMSVLKQDHFAFDDFTVLDTIIQGNPRLYEIIKEKEALYAKDPFTEEDGNKAADLEAEFAEMDGWNADTEAGQLLEGLGLDGDAVLYRPMSSMQDTDKVKILLAQALFGHPDILLLDEPTNHLDVDAIHWLEDFLMEFPGTVIVVSHDRHFLNNVCTHIVDIDYGKVKLYVGNYEFWYESSQLVQRMIRDQNRKNEEKIKELQAFIQRFSANKSKSRQATSRRKLIDKLTVEELPASSRRYPWVGFTMDREAGKDILEVSGISKTIGGEKLLNNVSFIVKKGDKIGFIAENERAATCLFQILMGEMEPDEGTFKWGVSTSQSYFPKDNNAFFDGHKENMLEWLAPYSRTDTLESTLRGFLGRMLFSGNDVYKPVDVLSGGEKVRMMLSRMMLFGSNVLVIDQPTNHLDLESITAVNNGVRDFKGNVLFATHDHEFMQTIANRIIELREDGVLDKECTYDEFLEFRAERMKNGK from the coding sequence ATGATTAACGTTTCCAATGTAAGCGTAAACTTTACAGGGGAGCCCCTCTTTAAAGATGTCAACATCAAGTTCACCGAAGGCAACTGCTACGGCGTCATTGGCGCCAATGGTGCAGGCAAATCGACCTTCCTGAAGATCTTATCGGGCGAACTGGATTCCACGACCGGCGATGTGTCCATCAAGCCGCAGACCCGTATGTCGGTGCTCAAGCAGGACCACTTTGCATTCGACGATTTTACCGTGCTGGATACCATCATCCAGGGCAATCCGCGTCTGTATGAGATCATCAAGGAAAAAGAAGCGCTGTACGCCAAAGACCCCTTCACCGAAGAAGATGGCAATAAGGCCGCCGATCTGGAGGCCGAGTTTGCCGAGATGGACGGCTGGAATGCCGACACTGAGGCGGGTCAGCTTTTGGAAGGCCTTGGCCTGGACGGCGATGCGGTCCTCTATCGTCCGATGAGCTCCATGCAGGACACCGATAAGGTCAAGATTCTGCTGGCGCAGGCGCTGTTCGGCCATCCGGACATCCTGCTGCTCGACGAGCCCACCAACCATTTGGACGTTGACGCCATCCACTGGCTGGAGGACTTCCTGATGGAATTTCCGGGTACGGTCATCGTGGTATCGCATGACCGTCACTTCCTCAACAACGTATGTACCCACATCGTTGACATCGACTATGGTAAGGTCAAGCTGTATGTGGGCAACTACGAATTCTGGTATGAATCGTCCCAGCTCGTGCAGCGCATGATTCGTGACCAGAACCGCAAGAACGAAGAAAAAATCAAGGAATTGCAGGCCTTTATTCAGCGTTTCTCGGCCAACAAGTCCAAGTCGCGTCAGGCGACCAGCCGTCGTAAGCTGATCGATAAGCTGACCGTAGAAGAGCTGCCGGCATCGTCCCGCCGGTATCCGTGGGTAGGCTTTACAATGGACCGTGAAGCCGGTAAGGATATTTTGGAGGTCAGCGGCATTTCCAAGACCATCGGCGGCGAAAAGCTGCTCAATAATGTATCCTTTATCGTTAAGAAGGGCGACAAGATCGGCTTTATCGCCGAGAATGAGCGCGCGGCAACCTGTCTGTTTCAGATTCTCATGGGCGAGATGGAGCCGGATGAAGGCACCTTCAAGTGGGGCGTATCCACCTCGCAGTCGTATTTCCCCAAGGACAACAATGCGTTCTTTGACGGCCATAAGGAAAACATGCTCGAATGGCTGGCGCCGTATTCGCGGACCGATACCCTGGAATCCACGCTGCGCGGCTTCCTGGGGCGCATGCTGTTCTCGGGCAACGATGTGTACAAGCCGGTGGATGTCCTCTCGGGCGGCGAAAAGGTGCGTATGATGCTGTCCCGCATGATGCTGTTTGGCTCCAATGTGCTGGTCATTGACCAGCCGACCAACCACTTGGATCTGGAATCCATCACCGCGGTCAACAATGGCGTACGCGACTTTAAGGGCAACGTTCTGTTTGCGACCCATGACCACGAATTTATGCAGACCATTGCAAACCGCATCATCGAACTGCGCGAGGATGGCGTGCTGGATAAGGAATGCACCTACGATGAATTCCTGGAATTTCGTGCCGAGCGCATGAAGAACGGGAAATGA
- a CDS encoding nitroreductase family protein, protein MRELMNIIRSRRSTRAFQPGKLPPREQIEQLVEAAQWAPSGMGKQLWHFTVLYNADKSMELARAVSAATDRGPDYNFYHAPVQIIVSYERDERHAFLDGSAAMENILLMAENLGLGSCWINQIRDCCDEPEVRKLLTSYGIPSSHIVIASAAIGYIAKETPAKSRKEGTVTFVE, encoded by the coding sequence ATGCGTGAACTTATGAACATCATCCGCTCCCGCCGTTCGACCCGTGCGTTTCAGCCCGGAAAGCTGCCGCCGCGTGAACAAATCGAACAGCTTGTAGAAGCTGCTCAGTGGGCTCCCAGCGGTATGGGCAAGCAGCTTTGGCATTTTACAGTTTTATATAATGCAGACAAATCTATGGAACTGGCCCGTGCCGTTAGCGCGGCGACCGACCGCGGTCCGGACTATAATTTCTACCATGCCCCGGTGCAAATCATCGTTTCCTATGAGCGCGACGAGCGGCACGCGTTTCTGGATGGCTCGGCAGCCATGGAAAACATCCTGCTCATGGCAGAAAATCTGGGACTGGGCTCTTGCTGGATCAACCAGATCCGCGATTGCTGCGATGAACCGGAGGTTCGTAAGCTGCTGACTTCTTATGGCATTCCCTCGTCACACATCGTCATCGCTTCGGCAGCTATCGGCTACATCGCCAAGGAGACCCCTGCCAAGTCCCGCAAGGAAGGCACCGTCACCTTTGTGGAATAA
- a CDS encoding NAD-dependent protein deacylase translates to MTEAVAKLKEWVDGSQNIVFFGGAGVSTESGIPDFRSVDGLYNQKYAWPPETILSHTFFVRQTPEFYRFYRDKMLCLDAKPNAAHLKLAELEKAGKLRAVITQNIDGLHQAAGSQEVLELHGSVHRNFCMRCHRSFPPEEILNSTGVPTCPCGGTIKPDVVLYEESLDNHTLRKSVEYIAHADMLIIGGTSLAVYPAAGLIDYYTGSKLVLINKDATPADRRADLVIHEPIGQVFAQI, encoded by the coding sequence ATGACTGAAGCGGTTGCAAAACTCAAAGAGTGGGTCGATGGTTCGCAGAACATCGTCTTTTTCGGTGGCGCCGGCGTATCCACCGAAAGCGGCATTCCGGATTTTCGTTCGGTGGACGGCCTGTATAACCAGAAATATGCCTGGCCACCCGAAACCATCCTTTCCCATACCTTTTTTGTCCGTCAAACGCCCGAATTTTATCGTTTTTACCGCGACAAAATGCTCTGTTTGGACGCCAAGCCCAATGCAGCGCATTTAAAACTCGCCGAACTGGAAAAGGCCGGGAAACTGCGAGCCGTCATCACTCAAAACATCGATGGCCTGCACCAGGCCGCGGGTTCGCAGGAAGTGCTGGAACTTCATGGCTCGGTGCATCGCAACTTCTGTATGCGCTGCCATCGCTCTTTCCCGCCGGAGGAGATTCTGAACAGCACCGGTGTGCCTACCTGCCCTTGCGGCGGCACGATCAAACCGGATGTGGTGCTGTATGAGGAAAGTTTGGACAACCATACGCTTCGCAAAAGCGTCGAATACATCGCTCATGCCGATATGCTCATCATTGGCGGCACATCGCTTGCCGTCTATCCGGCTGCTGGTCTGATCGATTACTACACGGGCAGCAAATTGGTGCTCATCAACAAAGATGCGACCCCGGCAGATCGCCGGGCCGATCTGGTCATCCATGAACCAATCGGTCAGGTCTTTGCGCAAATTTAA
- a CDS encoding MATE family efflux transporter — protein MAKQMDLLRDRPSSLYFRYLVPSVSASLVTSIYILADTIMIGRGCGAEALAALNLVLPVFAVLFASGTLFGVGGGVLYSVARGNGDDERAQGIWSTAVLMVVGVALLLMLTGALAFRPLCYALGADESNIQMVMDYAQFIVYGAPFFVLSYFLQAFVRNDQDPKRAMAGVLSGAAVNIILDYVFIFPMQLGLTGGAAATLLGNIVTVLVVLTHLRSPRNRLYFSRKSIRLRLAGEIFLSGAPSFFIEAASGLITFTFNRQLLRYLGHAGVVAYGVVANYALVMQSLFNGVGQAAQPVMATNYGAGQRPRVHRVRLMGLVTVVILACVAVLCAYTFPEMMTALFVEPTEELLALSVPALHTYFPAFLPFGLNLFLTTYLQSIVRAAPALAIMVLRGVILPVLFAIVLPGLFGGFAIFAAVLCAEGITSLLSIGLSVYHARHGG, from the coding sequence ATGGCAAAACAAATGGATCTTTTGCGCGACCGACCGTCCAGTTTGTATTTTCGATACCTGGTGCCTTCGGTCAGCGCATCGCTCGTGACATCAATTTATATTTTAGCCGATACCATCATGATTGGGCGGGGATGCGGAGCCGAAGCATTGGCAGCGCTTAATTTAGTCCTGCCGGTTTTTGCCGTGCTGTTTGCCAGCGGGACATTGTTTGGGGTAGGCGGCGGCGTTCTGTATTCGGTCGCCCGCGGCAATGGGGACGACGAACGCGCACAAGGCATCTGGTCAACGGCGGTCTTGATGGTCGTCGGAGTGGCGCTTCTGCTCATGCTGACGGGGGCACTGGCGTTCCGTCCACTGTGCTATGCCTTGGGAGCTGATGAAAGCAACATCCAAATGGTCATGGATTATGCGCAGTTCATCGTCTATGGAGCACCGTTTTTTGTGCTGTCCTACTTTTTGCAGGCATTTGTGCGCAACGACCAGGATCCCAAACGTGCCATGGCCGGTGTGCTGAGCGGTGCAGCGGTCAATATTATCTTGGACTATGTGTTTATTTTCCCGATGCAGCTCGGGCTGACCGGCGGCGCTGCGGCGACGCTGCTCGGCAATATTGTGACCGTACTTGTGGTGCTCACACATTTGCGCTCCCCGCGCAACCGGCTGTATTTTTCCAGAAAATCCATTCGCCTGCGTTTAGCGGGAGAGATCTTCTTATCCGGCGCTCCGTCCTTCTTCATTGAGGCGGCATCCGGCCTGATTACCTTTACGTTTAACCGTCAGCTTTTGCGGTACCTGGGACATGCCGGCGTGGTTGCCTATGGCGTGGTAGCGAACTATGCGCTTGTAATGCAGTCGCTGTTCAATGGCGTCGGACAGGCAGCACAGCCGGTCATGGCGACCAACTACGGCGCCGGACAGCGTCCACGGGTACACAGAGTGCGACTGATGGGATTGGTAACCGTGGTCATTTTGGCATGTGTGGCGGTTTTGTGCGCATACACCTTCCCAGAAATGATGACCGCGCTGTTTGTCGAGCCGACCGAAGAGCTGCTCGCCTTATCGGTGCCTGCTCTGCACACCTATTTTCCGGCGTTTTTGCCGTTTGGACTCAATCTGTTTTTGACGACGTACTTGCAATCCATCGTGCGCGCGGCACCGGCGCTGGCGATCATGGTCTTGCGCGGCGTGATCCTGCCCGTGCTGTTTGCAATCGTACTGCCGGGGCTGTTTGGCGGCTTTGCGATTTTTGCCGCGGTTTTATGCGCGGAAGGCATTACCAGCCTGCTGTCGATCGGTCTATCGGTGTACCATGCCCGCCACGGCGGATAA
- a CDS encoding M20/M25/M40 family metallo-hydrolase, protein MSFTDQEMIDGVLAAFYPLCAIPHGSGQEQALADYLERKLRDWNASVQRDAMHNLWADVPGTAGLENAPRIALQAHIDMVCAAGAPDYDAASSPIETRIVDGWLSTGGRSSLGADCGAGVALILWLLEQEIPHPPLRILFTVQEETGLNGAREIDAQSVQGVTELINLDGFSSQRILVGAAGGTREHYARALETVPSPAGKPYRITISGLTGGHSGFDIDKRRGNAILWMGELLRRLQTKTPFAIASLAGGQAFNAIAYECQAEIVTAVSIEQEAVAFAQEIQDRHAATNPQAKITIEPCEMPERVWAGSVTSGLLTLLGGFADGVYAMHPELPGVVSDSSNLGRVYEQDGALCLDAMIRFMDPQAEMALRQSHQLVAGMCGFARTVRTRYPAWPAQPQSALAERMRQLHEQYVSGEPQIVAQHVGLEPSYFYAKNPNLACVGLGMDIEGCHSPEERWRLDSIPPLAKMLLEYLARPAAN, encoded by the coding sequence ATGTCGTTTACCGATCAGGAGATGATAGACGGCGTCCTGGCGGCGTTTTATCCGTTGTGTGCCATTCCGCATGGGTCGGGTCAGGAACAGGCGCTTGCCGACTATTTGGAGCGCAAACTGCGCGATTGGAACGCCAGCGTACAGCGGGATGCCATGCACAATCTTTGGGCGGATGTGCCCGGCACAGCAGGGCTGGAAAACGCGCCCAGAATCGCCCTGCAAGCCCATATCGATATGGTATGTGCAGCGGGCGCACCGGATTATGATGCAGCGTCCAGCCCGATTGAAACGCGCATTGTAGATGGATGGCTGTCGACCGGCGGACGGTCGTCGCTGGGGGCGGACTGCGGCGCAGGTGTGGCGCTCATTTTATGGCTGCTGGAGCAGGAGATTCCGCATCCGCCGCTGCGCATTCTGTTTACCGTGCAGGAAGAAACCGGCTTGAACGGCGCACGGGAAATCGATGCGCAAAGCGTGCAAGGCGTTACAGAACTGATCAATTTGGATGGGTTTTCGTCGCAGCGCATTCTGGTTGGCGCAGCTGGCGGCACACGGGAACATTATGCCCGGGCACTGGAAACCGTACCATCCCCGGCGGGTAAACCCTACCGCATCACCATATCCGGTCTGACCGGCGGACATTCCGGTTTTGACATCGATAAGCGGCGCGGCAATGCCATTCTGTGGATGGGCGAACTGCTGCGGCGGCTGCAAACCAAAACACCGTTTGCCATCGCGTCTTTGGCCGGGGGACAGGCATTCAATGCCATCGCCTATGAGTGCCAGGCCGAAATTGTGACAGCGGTATCCATCGAGCAGGAGGCTGTGGCATTTGCGCAGGAAATTCAAGACCGGCATGCTGCCACCAATCCACAGGCCAAAATTACGATTGAGCCGTGTGAAATGCCCGAACGGGTGTGGGCGGGGAGTGTCACCAGCGGCCTGCTGACCTTGCTCGGCGGATTTGCCGACGGCGTGTATGCCATGCACCCGGAACTTCCGGGTGTGGTCAGCGATTCCTCCAATTTGGGGCGGGTCTATGAGCAGGATGGCGCGCTCTGTCTGGATGCCATGATACGATTCATGGATCCGCAGGCGGAAATGGCGCTGCGGCAAAGCCATCAGCTGGTGGCGGGTATGTGCGGCTTTGCCAGGACAGTACGCACACGGTACCCAGCCTGGCCGGCCCAGCCGCAAAGTGCCCTGGCTGAACGGATGCGGCAGCTGCATGAGCAGTATGTATCCGGTGAACCGCAGATTGTAGCGCAGCATGTTGGCCTGGAACCGTCTTATTTCTATGCCAAGAATCCGAATCTGGCATGCGTGGGACTGGGTATGGACATCGAAGGCTGCCATTCGCCGGAGGAACGGTGGCGGCTGGACAGCATCCCGCCGCTGGCAAAGATGCTTCTCGAATATCTGGCACGCCCTGCGGCAAACTAA
- a CDS encoding LPS biosynthesis protein translates to MKIDGNELAIRQNELDQQGKKKEAYEMKMEFLRQVRESGDHCPCKEACPHHGNCFECVTIHRGHRDHLPMCLWDMINERVAALSHLTEGSLHAYEEQHKAGCADCAGCSKE, encoded by the coding sequence ATGAAAATTGATGGAAATGAATTGGCAATTCGGCAGAATGAACTGGACCAGCAAGGCAAAAAGAAAGAAGCCTATGAGATGAAGATGGAGTTTTTGCGGCAGGTGCGGGAGAGCGGCGACCATTGCCCCTGCAAGGAGGCCTGTCCGCATCACGGCAACTGTTTTGAATGCGTGACCATCCATCGCGGGCATCGTGACCATTTGCCCATGTGCTTGTGGGACATGATCAACGAGCGGGTCGCAGCGCTTTCGCATTTGACCGAAGGGTCCTTGCATGCGTATGAGGAGCAGCACAAAGCAGGCTGTGCCGATTGTGCTGGTTGTTCCAAAGAATAA
- a CDS encoding GntR family transcriptional regulator: MVQFHDLTLTAREPVYQQIASHVKRQIFRRTAQDGDPIPSRREIAATLAVNPNTVQKAFRLMEEEGFIRTNGNAGSVIFVDDAILHRIDEELTRGMVEQFVQDAKDNGLSFPRVISLIGELWEKD, encoded by the coding sequence GTGGTCCAATTTCATGACCTTACGCTCACGGCACGCGAACCGGTTTATCAGCAGATCGCTTCCCATGTCAAGCGGCAGATTTTCCGGCGCACGGCGCAGGACGGGGATCCCATCCCCTCACGCCGTGAAATCGCTGCAACCTTGGCTGTCAACCCCAACACGGTACAAAAAGCCTTTCGACTGATGGAAGAAGAAGGATTTATCCGCACAAATGGCAATGCTGGCAGTGTGATTTTTGTCGATGACGCCATTTTGCACCGCATCGATGAAGAATTGACCCGCGGCATGGTCGAACAATTCGTGCAAGACGCCAAAGACAATGGTCTATCCTTCCCCCGCGTGATTTCTCTGATCGGCGAACTGTGGGAAAAGGACTAA